Proteins co-encoded in one Seriola aureovittata isolate HTS-2021-v1 ecotype China chromosome 1, ASM2101889v1, whole genome shotgun sequence genomic window:
- the jph3a gene encoding junctophilin-3 has product MSTGGRFDFDDGGSYCGGWEQGKAHGRGVCTGPQGQGEYAGAWSHGFEVLGVYTWPSGNSYQGTWAQGKRHGIGVESKGRWEYRGEWTQGFKGRYGQLESTASGARYEGTWSNGLQDGYGTETYSDGGTYQGQWLGGMRHGYGVRQSVPYGMAAVILFPLRTSINSLRSEHSHGPPAVLEDGNATTPTDGVVAGLAGSPVGRGGFALTAPSEAERQRKRKGRFRQSILSGLKLRRSESKSSLASQLSKQSSFCSEAGMSTVSSAASDIHSNASESEQGAPVDATVTEMYAGEWRSDQRAGWGVSRRSDGLHYAGEWAGNKRHGYGCTTFPDGTKEEGKYKQNVLVSGKRKNLIPLRASKIREKVDRAVEAAEKAADIAKQKAEIAMSRMSHARGKAEAAEGVAQKAMEECRLARIAAKELSPSFHIYGNGLECQRPKHQDAKDKDHEVISTGTDSPELCTPDTTPPVITPDLSPVLSVPTSPPHSPPKHAHRPRNACFMRQSAVDDQGGAEIQVLVEGRGVDLPRGGANNWTDDMYPERGGSSRSTTPSLLEEQEGQINGHEQAPLSNHKPREKSLSNHKSREHASSYRAWEHSLSNQKPSKHASSNHKSREYSSSNHKTWDHSSTNHKACEHASSNYKPQVHILSNHKALEHNMSNHKTSEHASSNHKSQDYISSNHNAKDHVSSSYNPREHVYSNHHPKQHNPSNHKLNEHAVIDQRLDGLTVGWTAESTLRWSPAHSRLTEQDEERMNDYTVDMRLQCPDSQTSRGLGQESPAPKNNRLRSRGLRPVREGSMDSVQMLDNLNVGAELEEWPLHRDLTLSPPLKSQPITLEQEGEHLTLKSNSGSSSILVVMVILLNIGVAILFIHFFI; this is encoded by the exons ATGTCCACTGGAGGCAGGTTTGACTTTGATGATGGGGGGTCGTACTGCGGGGGGTGGGAGCAGGGTAAGGCCCATGGCCGAGGGGTCTGCACGGGGCCCCAGGGTCAGGGTGAGTACGCGGGGGCCTGGAGCCATGGCTTCGAGGTCCTGGGCGTGTACACGTGGCCCAGTGGGAACAGCTATCAAGGCACCTGGGCGCAGGGCAAGCGGCATGGCATCGGAGTGGAGAGCAAGGGCCGGTGGGAGTACAGAGGGGAGTGGACGCAGGGGTTCAAAGGCCGTTATGGGCAGCTGGAGAGCACGGCCAGCGGGGCCCGGTACGAGGGGACGTGGAGCAACGGTCTGCAGGATGGATACGGCACTGAAACCTACTCCGACGGAG GAACCTACCAAGGCCAGTGGCTGGGTGGGATGCGTCATGGCTATGGCGTGCGGCAGAGTGTACCGTACGGCATGGCGGCCGTCATCCTCTTCCCTCTACGAACATCCATAAACTCCCTCCGCTCTGAGCACAGCCACGGGCCCCCAGCTGTGCTGGAGGACGGCAATGCCACCACGCCCACAGACGGTGTGGTGGCGGGGCTGGCCGGGAGCCCAGTGGGCCGAGGTGGGTTCGCTCTGACGGCTCCAAGTGAAGCTGAACgccagaggaagagaaaaggccGTTTCCGCCAGTCCATCCTGAGCGGCCTGAAGCTGCGACGCTCCGAGTCCAAAAGCTCTCTGGCAAGTCAGCTCAGCAAGCAGAGCTCCTTCTGCAGCGAGGCCGGCATGAGCACCGTCAGCTCTGCTGCATCTGACATCCACTCCAACGCCAGTGAGAGTGAGCAGGGCGCCCCTGTGGACGCAACTGTCACAGAGATGTATGCTGGCGAGTGGCGGAGCGACCAGAGGGCCGGCTGGGGCGTGAGTCGACGCTCAGATGGCCTGCATTATGCAGGTGAATGGGCGGGGAACAAGAGGCATGGGTATGGCTGCACCACCTTCCCTGATGGCACCAAGGAGGAAGGAAAGTACAAACAGAACGTGCTGGTGAGTGGGAAACGCAAGAACCTGATTCCGCTGAGGGCCAGTAAAATCAGAGAGAAGGTGGACAGAGCTGTTGAGGCTGCTGAGAAGGCCGCAGACATCGCCAAGCAGAAAGCAGAGATCGCCATGTCAAG GATGAGCCACGCTCGGGGGAAGGCAGAGGCAGCTGAAGGCGTGGCGCAGAAAGCCATGGAGGAGTGTCGACTGGCCCGGATAGCTGCCAAAGAgctctccccctccttccacATCTATGGGAACG GGCTCGAATGTCAGAGGCCCAAGCACCAGGATGCCAAGGACAAAGACCATGAGGTCATCTCCACAGGAACAGACAGTCCGGAGCTGTGCACTCCGGACACCACGCCGCCTGTAATAACACCTGATCTCAGCCCCGTGCTGAGCGTACCCACCTCGCCCCCCCACAGCCCGCCCAAGCACGCCCATCGCCCCAGAAATGCTTGCTTCATGCGCCAGAGTGCCGTGGATGATCAGGGCGGGGCTGAGATCCAGGTGCTGGTGGAGGGGCGGGGGGTGGATCTGCCGAGGGGAGGGGCTAACAATTGGACTGATGACATGTACCCGGAGCGAGGGGGCAGCAGCCGATCCACCACACCTTCCCTTCTGGAAGAGCAGGAGGGCCAAATCAACGGCCACGAGCAAGCCCCTCTGTCCAACCACAAACCGCGGGAGAAATCCTTGTCCAATCACAAGTCCCGGGAGCACGCTTCCTCCTACAGAGCGTGGGAGCACTCCCTGTCCAACCAAAAGCCCTCCAAGCATGCCTCTTCCAATCACAAGTCAAGGGAGTACTCATCCTCCAATCACAAAACATGGGATCATTCTTCAACCAATCACAAGGCCTGTGAGCATGCCTCTTCCAACTACAAGCCGCAGGTGCACATTTTGTCCAATCACAAAGCCTTGGAACATAACATGTCCAATCACAAGACTTCTGAGCATGCTTCTTCCAATCACAAATCCCAAGATTATATCTCCTCTAATCACAATGCAAAGGACCACGTCTCTTCTAGTTATAACCCTCGAGAGCATGTCTACTCCAACCACCATCCAAAGCAGCACAACCCCTCCAACCACAAGCTTAACGAGCATGCTGTAATCGACCAAAGGCTAGATGGCCTCACGGTGGGCTGGACTGCTGAAAGCACCCTTAGGTGGAGCCCCGCCCACTCACGCCTCACGGAGCAGGACGAGGAGAGGATGAATGACTACACGGTTGACATGAGGCTTCAGTGTCCGGACTCACAGACATCTCGGGGGCTGGGCCAGGAGTCCCCCGCCCCCAAAAACAACAGGCTGCGATCCCGAGGCCTTCGGCCGGTTAGAGAGGGATCCATGGACTCTGTACAGATGCTGGACAACCTGAATGTGGGGGCAGAGCTGGAGGAGTGGCCTCTGCACAGGGACCTCACCCTCTCCCCACCCCTAAAGTCTCAGCCCATCACTCTGGAGCAGGAAGGAGAGCATCTCACCCTCAAATCAAACTCA GGCTCCAGCTCTATTCTGGTGGTTATGGTCATTTTACTCAATATTGGAGTAGCCATTCTTTTCATTCACTTCTTTATTTAA